GagcgtctcctcctcgcccttatcctcctccgtcagccGCGACTCGGCGTCGCTGGAGCGGATGCTCGCCTCGTACTCATCCTGGCTAATTACGTTTCCGTAGGCGTCCTCTGCTGGGCCGGTGAtgcgacgccggcgctgcggtggctttGCGCGCTGGCGTGTGGCGATCCCGTACACAACCTCGcccaaaaggaaaaaggcaATGCAGAGCAGCCACGCCCGCCACTTGTTCGGGCCTCCGCTGGAGGCTTTGGCGACCTGCTGGAACCCCGAAGCACCCGTCACGGCCGCCTGCGTCTTGgcgaccgcggcgccgtACGGGTAATTAGCGcccatccccatccccatGCCTGGCATCCGCTCCTGCGCGTTGGAGAATGCGCGCACCGCCTTCATGCTATAGTAGGTACCGAAGCACACGCCAAAGAGCTCCATGGCAGAGCGGAGGCCCTGCACGAGCACGTTGGTGAGGTGGCCGGCAATCTCCATCCGGGCCTGCAGGCGCGCTTGTCGGTgctgctcccgctgctgccgaatCAGCTGGCGCTCCTTCTTGTGCTCTGCCTGGATACGACGGCTGCGCTCCTCAGGTGACTCATTCAGTGGTGGCAAAGAAGCAGCGTGCTGGTGGATAGGGGATGCTAGCTGATTGGACTGGTCCGCTTGATGTTGCAAGTTGAGCGAGGATTGCATGCCGTTGCCCTGAGTACTgtcggcgttgctgccgaGGTTGTTGAGACCGCCGAGGTTGTAGGTGGAGTTGGAGCCGAACGGGTTGTTTCGGACAAAGCTGCTGAGCCCACCGCTCATGCCGTGCGATGAGCCTCCCATGAGACCTGAGTTTCCGTACATGCCGCCACCGTACATGCCACCCATGCCACCTAAGCCACCACCGTGCATGCCACCCATGCCACCTAAGCCGCCACCGTACATGCTACTCCCCATGCCTAGCCCGCCGCCGTACATGCCGCTGTACATGATGAAGGGTCTAATAAGAGAAAACGTTGAAGATACAAGGAATTCAAGAGAAGCGTAGCACACCGGCGCCACGATCGAGTTCAACTCCTCCACGAGAAGCTACGAGTTGCGTCGAAGAGAGAACATAGGCGTGCACGTGTGAGAAaacgagagaggaagagggagaggagaagtGTTTCATCATGGCGAAGCCACTCATTGGCAGTGGCTCATGTAGTCCCGTGCGAACTCACTTGACGCACACCATCACACATGCAAGATGGAGACGCGCATGGCTCTCTGTTTGCATGGGCATTTGAACACGGCAGACGCGGAGGCATAAGAAAGTGGGGGAAAAGGAGCCGGCTTCCAGCGAGGGATCTGGCATCCAGTGTTCGGCGCTGAGAAGCGCGAACGCTTTTATGTGTCCTAGCTCACGCGTCTCTCCTTCAAcacagcagctggagaaggacaGAGGGGGATACTGACTGCTCACCGAACAAAAGCGCATGCCTTACCGCACCAGACTGCGTTTCGCATTGAGTTGTTTAATGTGCGTCTGGCACATGCTCAAGAGCGAGCAGTACCGATGGAACCTCACAAGTGAGCGTTGTTTCAAAAGAAGAGTGGGAAAGGGAactgaaaaaaaagacaaggGAAATATAAAAAAATGTGCGCGTACGCGTGGGGGAGTTGACGGGTGAGCAAAGCAACCTTTGCGCACGTATTCTAAATTACATCAGCTGCGCCATTTTTTTCCCTTCAGCAGTCTCGTCCGCgaggcgaggaagaggtgggagagagagggtgaaAAAACACGAGGAAAAGCACCAACGAGGACGGAGCTGAGGGGGAAaaacacaagaaaaaaaatacaaaaaaaaacaacaacgcaGGAGAGTCACCCAACGACCAGATGTATGATCAaccgagacacacacacagacgaagGAAGGCGAAAGAAAACAAGAGAGTGCAAGTGATAGCAAGAGAGATGCGGTGGTAAAGTAAGCGAAGGGAAAGGCTACAACTTCCATTCATCCAAGTTAATAGTCTGGCCAGAGTTCTTCGCGGCGCGCAACGCCTCAAGCTTGGccttcatctccgcctcgATGCGATCCGTCTCCCTCCGCATCGCAGAcacgtcctcctcgtgctTTCGCCTCTCCGACATCATTTGCGCAATCACGCGCTTCCGCTGCTCTCCCAACTCGGCTGTCGTGCggttgcgctcctcctccgcagccTCTGCCTCCTTTTGCCGCTCGCGCTCGCGCGCCCTCTCAGCCTCTAGcgctcgctcctcctcggcgcgctTGAGCTTCTCCTCGTGCGCCCGCTCTTCAGCCTTGATACGCTCGTTGGCCTCGCGGAGCATTTGTTGTTCCTGTGCCTCGCGCACTTTCGCTTCTGCGCGGCGCACGGCGTCAGCCAGTTCCTGCCCGCGCTGCTTGTTCGCCATGTCCCGCGTGAAGCGGTGCTCGGCGGCGAGGTTCGTCACCTCAGCCCTTTCCTCCGCGAGGCGGCGACGCTCCTCGGCCAGCTCGCGCTTCTGTGACGCCAAGTCACGCAGATGGCGCTCAAcgtccgcctgctgctcacgctgcacctccgcgtACGCCTCCATCTGGGCTCTCTTCTCGGCTGCCTTCtgctccttcgcctccgcctcccgctTGCGTCTCAGCATttcgcgctcgcgctcgcgctgATCCTTGGCCtgcctcacctcctcctcgcgctcctcctctcgccggCGCTGCATGTCGCGCCACTCCTCAGCCCTGCGTTGCTCTTCGCGCTCAAGGCTCTTGGCATACTCAGCCTTTGCCTTggtcacctcctccgcccgcCGCAGCTCTTCTTGTTTCTTCTTGAACCACTCGGCGAAGGTGCCCTCGGAGTTGACGCCGCGGAACCCACCATCGGGGGTAGCGGAGAAGGGGCTCTTTTTGTACTGCTCGTAGGCGTCCTTGAATAGCTGCTCGTCGGTGGCGTAGCGCGGCTTCCGTgaggcgccggcgtcggcgccgtaGGATGACGTCGGGTAGGCAGCGGGAGACGacggctgtggcgccgcctGTCGGAACGGGTGAGCGCCAAAGCCACGGTCCCGCCGCGTCAGCTCCCGGTCGTATGCCGAGCGCTTTGTGGGGTCATTGAGTGTTTGGTACGCGTTCACAACTAATTTGAAAATTGCCTCGCCGTTCGGGTTCTTGTCTGGGTGCAGCTGAAGCGCCTTCAGCTTGTACGCTTGGCGAATTGCATCCTTGTTTGCAGTACGTGATATGCCCAAGATGGTGTAGTAGTCTTGTTTATCCATTGCTTCGTACGGCAACGCGCACTCCCCGGTTTGAGTCGAGGGTGGGAGTGAGAAAGGGAGAAGTCGCACAAACAAAGCactgtgcgcggcggcggttgcaGAAAGGAAAGCGGAGAGACAAAGTAGACAAGGGACAGAGAGATACCCACAAGAAGAAGTGAGTGAAGGGTAGTACGAGACACGCCGACTCGATAGGACGCACGCTGAGGCGGGCCAACGAGCCAGGCGCGCCGTGGGCGTAGATGCTCCATCGCGAGTCTCGACGCCGCATGGCGTCGACCAGAAGAAGTGGagcacggcgcagcgcagcggcccTCATCACgctgacgcacacgcacagaggcgcCCACAGAGGCGGTGTCAATGAGCACGAGGGTGGCAATCACTGCATTCTGCAGGGGAAGAGCTGGAAGAGCAATTCAGCACAAAAGAGGCGTCGCTGAAAAGAGGCAAACCGCGAAGATGCCAGCATAGGCGATCAAAAAGGATTAAGAGAGCCCATGCACAATCACACGGGTTCGACGCACAAACATCTCTGCGATGCAGTTTCACCCACGCGCAGCCGACCGCGCACGCGGCAGGGACACGGGCAGCGACAGGgtgcgagggagagaagcgccaggagagaagaggagatgGCAGGGAGAGAGTCTAGGCAGTGTGCCGAGAGGatatatgtgtgcgtgtgtgtgcgcgcgccttgACAGCTGTCCATTCTGCATGCgttctctctccacctcgccAGACGGAAATGTGCACCACAGCACCCACACAGCTCTGCAACAGCGGTATAACCGAGTGTGAGAGAGATGCATGACCACATCATGAGAATGGGGGCCTACTCTCTCTGCACTTCCTGCTCTgccgccctcttctcctcctcggcgtgcTCGTCCTGAAGGTCCAGCTCGTCCAGGAGCCGCTGTGAGTCCTTCAGCGCCTGAGGTAGGCGCGACAGCATAAAAAGCACGACGCCTCCGAGAACGGCGGTCTCGCCCCACACACCAATGTACTGGTGCAGGAACTCCAACCACATAATGATGATGCGGTACTTGAAGGTTCCCAGCGCCATCTCCTGCCCCCAACCACCGTGGCGGGCGCTAACGTGACGCATATGCTCCGGTGGCTTCGCGCCATAGAGAAGGTAGTACTTGCGTGCATCAGGGTTCTCAATGATCTCATACGCGTCCTTCAGCTCCTCAAGCGCCATGTTGcggtcctcctcgtcctcctccgtctctaAGATCTTCTGACGCTTCTCCTCGTACTTCATCTTGAGTTGAGCAGGGGTGGTGGACCGCACAGACTTGGTGTCCTtcgcgtccagcagcacgccgaaGAGCTCCCGATCTACCTGCGACGTCAGCTTTTGGTAGGCAAGCTCCACCTGTTTGTTCTGCGCCTCACACGTGCGACCGCAGTGGACTAGCTGGCCGTACTTCTCCTGGTGATCCTGAAAGGCCCGCTTGATTTGCTGCCGCACCTGGTAGTTCTCGCGACGGCGCGCCTTGTCGGGGTCGTCGGCAGCCTTCCTCAACGGCCCGTTCTCCTCAGACGCATCAGTCGCAGGTGAAGCCGTCTTGTGCGTCAGGTTAAGGCGACCCTCGACGCCGAGTGTGTGGTAGTAgctctccagctccttgGCGTCCACAGCGCGTTCAGGGTTTAGGACCTCCCCAAAGCCCTTACCAGACTccagctgcggcacctccAAGTTGTACTCCTCGTCGTACTTGGAGAttgtgaggaggaggatggcagCGAAAATGAGAACGCCAAAGAAGTAGCGGAAACACTTGCCCGAGTCTTCATGCCGCTCCACAAGCTCGCTCCATTCGGCCTGCGTAATGACACCGCGGTTGGGGTCGCGGTTGCGTGCTGGGTAACCCGCATACCCGTACATGGGGTTCCTCTGCTGTGCACCGCCCATGTTGCGCATGACCGTCTGTCGTGCAAGGAGGTCCTGCTGCACCCGCGCAGCACTCTCCTCGAGCTTGACGCGCCGATTcagcgactgctgctgccgcacctgGGCAGCTTTCGGCTTCATTGCACGGCGATACGGTTGTTCTGGTCACTTGTGCGTCGATGTTGCAGATAATGCGTGACGCTCTTCtcgggagaaggagcgatatgaggaggaggagcgggtgcACGAGTCGTAGCAGTCAGGGTAGACCCGCTCTGGTGCCAAATGTCCGTTGCTCGTAGTCCGTCCCGTCACTAGGCAAGATCGCAAGTGCGCCTTGAAGGATaagcggaggaggtgtgcgccACTGAGTGTCTTGCTACTGCTCTATGAGggcttgtgtgtgctgacGCGCGATGCTGCGAGGTTTCAAGGACGCAAAGTCGACCGCGCTTTTTAAGGATGTATGTCGACCGTTTCGCTGATGCACGTAGCTGCTGCTTTTTTTTATTCGTCTCTGCTCTCTTAGCTTCACAATGTGTAGGTGCACTCAGCCCGTTCTTCAACTGCACACAATGAGGGAGACACAGTACGGGGGGAGAAACAATGATACGTGTTGGTGTTTGAACGCGCATATAGGTTTATGTGCGCATGTGGGTGAAGAGGcacaacagaaaaaagagaagtGGAGAGGGCTTGTTGGAGTGCCACCATCATAGCGAATGAGCTGCGAAGTGAATGCATGAAGGCGGCTGGGGCTGACGTAAAGGGTAtcgcgcgcagcacgcggaTGAAGAAGCGTGGCCTTTTCAGCACGCTCTGGCtgacgcggctgcgctgtgcTCCATTGTCAAGGGCATCGCTGGGAAGCAGCTGTCCAGAGCTTTTACCCCCTTCACTGCGCCGCCCAGGTATCGGCaaagggggtggaggagggtgggggtgctgTCTTTCTCCGTTACGGAGAGACCCACCGATAATGATGAGAGGGGAGGACACGGCGCTTGCATTGCTGCCGTGGAACAGCGTTCTCATGAGACGCCCCTCTCTTTGTGTGTTTCTCCATGTTCCCTCTCCACAAAACACCTCCGCTCTACCGTTCGCTAccttgtttgtgtgtgtgtctgtatgtgcTTTGTCTTCCGCTGTTGCGCCTCAGTCTCTCTgttttgggggagggggtgagatGAGCACGAGGAGACACGCCACCCCTTCACAgccgtcatcgtcgccacatcacgaggacgaggaaaccaggaaaagaagaaaaaagtgTCGATTACGTCGCAGATGTtagagaagagaagaaaatTTTTTGGCGTTTTCTTCTCCGTTATCGTTCaaacaaaagaaagagagaaccgcacacacgcgcccaaTGCACAAGAGAAAGACAAGTTATGGAGCTgaagcgcgagagagagatggtgcgtgtacgtgcgtgtgcatgagTGACGAAGCGAACAAGAAGGGGGCGGCACCACTACCACTACTGCACACACGATGGGGcgctccttttcctcctccgcatGCCACCTCTCGCTCTTGCCGCTCTCACGCACGCCTTTTCTCTGCTTCACATAGATCGCGGgagaagaaaagagaaacgaaaaaaggaAGACTAGAATGGCATGGCGCTCTGCCCTCTTTATGGGTCCTGTCCTCTCAATCATGCTCTCTTGCGCCTGTGCGCTTGCGTTacccctcctcgccttccaTTACACAACAACACACGACcgtgcacagacacacaggcacgtgCGCACTGGAATGGCATTCACCACTCGCCCTCGACAGGGCCGCCAAGCCGCCACTTCGCCGCAGCCGGGGCTCCATGGCCCTTGGCCTGGCATCGCACAGCCACCCCCGCACGCAACATAACATCGAAAGCCGTGcagagaggagcagcaggaccGGGAGCCATCAGATGAGCGCCTCTTGGACGGGGCACGGCCCTTTACGCTGCCTGTGGGACGTTCTTGTAGTAGCCCGTGACGACGCAGTGGTCGCGCTCGAAGGGCTCTAGTGAGACTTGCTCCTTTGGGCGGAGGCCGGAATCCTTCAGCTTCTGAACCTCAGACGCAAACACTGCTGCCGGATCCGCCGTGGAGTCGATGCAGTTCGCCTTGATCGAAATCACAAAGCCACCGTTCGCCTTCAAGAAGTGCTGGGCGTTGAGGGCTAGAATGCGCGCCTGATCCGGCTGGGCGACGTCCATGAAGATGCAGTCCACCAGGCGAGGAATGAGCATGCGGTACTTCTGCGGGTAGCGGGCATCCTCCAGGATGGGGACGAtgttgctgcggcgcttcGTCATCTCTTCCAGATcacggccgctgcggtgcgagAACTCTACCGCGTACACGACGCCCTCCGGTCCGACAAGGTCCGAGACGTGGCTAACAGTGGTGCCGCTGGCTGCACCAAGGTATAGCACGGCAGAACCAGGCTCCATGTATATGCTCGCTACACCAGCGTAGATCGCGGACGCTAGCTTGGAGCGGTACGGGTTCCATACGCGGAACTCGTGCGACTCAGACTCGCCGGCCACCGTGCCGTTCACACGCTTCTCGCTGTACACCGACACGCCAGGGACCAGCGACCGCGTGGAGAGGGTGTCCTTGCCGGCCAAGAGGTAGCAGCCGTTGAAGCGGGCATGCGGGTGGAAGATGTTGCCCTTcggcgcacccgcacccccACGAccgccgcgaccgccgccacgtccaccgccgcggccaccgccacggccgccaccgcgaccaccgccacggccgccaccaccgcgaccaccaccaccgcgaccgccaccaccgcgaccgccgccgccgcgtccaccGAAGCTACCGCGCCCGCCGCGCATGATTGTCAAGTTGCAAGAACGGGGAAGTATGTGAAGGAGTCGGTCTGTTGTTCTTTTTCTCCTGTCTCGGCGCTTGTGTGAAACGACACGAAAAGACTAAGAGAGTAACGTGCaggtgagtgtgtgtgccgtcCTTGTGTGCACCCAGCGTACTAAAGGGTGGGGAAAGAGTTGAGAAGGGTCGGCACACGGAAGAGATCGTCGAAACATATacgcagagagagtgagaaaCGCAGAGGAGtacggaagaggagggcgaAGATGACCGAAGCACCGCTCTCGACGTGGTCGTGACCGCATACAGCGCATCAGCTGCCAGCGAGGAGCCGCCGGGGTGGGCGCGAGGATTCAGATCAACGCCACCGGTGATGCATTTGATTCCGCACGAAAGAAATCAAGGAACGCAAGGCAGGTGCCGTACCATCGTCGATACCGTGCttccttccccttctctgcAAAGAGAGACACACCAGCGCATGAGTAGAACGTCGAATCAGGCAAGCGATCGCAACAACACAGCGCACAGAGGGGTGTGTATTCTGacttctctctcgtttcgGGTGTGGAGCTCATGGAAGCCCACAGAGAAAGACGTACAGAAGCAACGAGCTGActgaagagagaggggcgccggaggaggacgggagATGAGGGACACCCCCTCCCAACGCGTCCTCTTCTCTCACTGTCCGTGCACAAACAGGCAACGCTACGCAACGAGGGAATCACAAAAGAAAGACAACCGCCGAGgaaacgagaaaaaaaagtgtgCACGCAGGGCCAAGGGCATGTAttgagacacacacacgcattgGCAGCTGGAAAATGCACATCACAGTTGCGATAAGAACAAACGAGTTTGTTCGGAAAGGCACATACGTCGCTGTCAGAGGAAACGGCAGGCAGACGCGTACGGGacacggcagcaccgcgcggCTCCTCCTTTGACCCTCATTCTCCCCATTTTCGTCTGTTCGTTACCCCTTGCAAGATAGCGAAACAAGCCCCCAAGACGTCGTGCACTCTTCATTGTCGAACTGTGCGTGAGAGGCGCAAAATTCTAAACACTATTTCGGCTCCAGAGCATCACAAATCACGAtagccgctgccgccgccgtctgccCCACCGAAGACACAAGCACAAAGGCGCgtcctctctcccacccacaccaaaaaaaagagctCTACCTTGCATCGCCTCTCTTGGACTTCAGGCAACacaagaggagaaggaagaCATGCAATGCGTGGCGGAGAAAagaacgcgcacacaaaagACAAACAAAGggcaagaaaacaaaaaaaaactgaAAGACAAGAACTGTAAGAACGATGCCGGCAGCTGCCGATCAGCAGCATCACTGTAAGGATTTACTTCTTGGCAGGCGTGGCGTTCAGAGTGGAGAGCACCGTGCGCATCTGCTCCGTGCTTCTGGAGTACTGGTTCGGCTTCTGCAAGTCCACCAGCAGGCCCACTGCGCTCCAGAGAGCACCGCTCTTCTTGTACTCGTTGATCTTTTCGGCGCcgacctgctgctcctccttgtGACTTGCCTTTGCATTCctgacctcctcctcgcgcttcGTAATGAGCGCTTTGAGGTacgcctgcgccgctgtcATAATCTTcgtctccttctccttcgtcTCAGCGTccatggcggcggtgcggttGGCAATCTGCTTATTGAGTGCGTCCGTTTTGGCGACGTGAGCCGCGGAGGGCTTCTccggcggcgtgggcgggCTTTTAGGCGAGCCCCccggcgaagaggaggcgatAAAGCCATCCATCAGCGGTGGCGACATCGCGACTGGCGTGGGGTGAGGCTCAGCGGGGGAGCCAGGGTTCGTCTGCTCGACTATGAAAACCGGAGGAGCAGCGTGATTCTCCGGAGGGGGTAGGGGATTCGCCGGTGCTCCGACTGAAGCAGGATGTTGCACGGGTGCGCCTGGCGTGTCCCAGTCATCGTCATCCCAAGGGGCATTCACGTCAGCTGAGGGGTGCTGGCCCGCGGTGGCCAGCACTTCCGCTCCGgacgtcagcggcggcgagtgTGGCTTCGAGTGCTGGCCAACGTCCGCGTGCATCGTCAACGGAGCTTGAGGGGCGTCGCTGTCTTGCATCTCGTCGGAAGAGTACTGATTGCTCATCTGCTCAGGGAATGGAGAGCCCAAGTTGCCAGGAGGCAAGTCTGGCGAGCCCGCGGTGATGCCGGAAGGGCCTGGGTAGCCGGAGTCCACGGCAGAACTTGTCGCCGCGTGGTGATAATGGCGCTGAAATGAACCACAGCaacggcacacacaaaaagcgGGGGCGGCAGTAATAAGCAGTGCGTTGGCTTTGTGGGTCAATGCGGGGC
This genomic stretch from Leishmania mexicana MHOM/GT/2001/U1103 complete genome, chromosome 19 harbors:
- a CDS encoding putative fibrillarin, with translation MRGGRGSFGGRGGGGRGGGGRGGGGRGGGGRGGGRGGGRGGGRGGGRGGGRGGRGGAGAPKGNIFHPHARFNGCYLLAGKDTLSTRSLVPGVSVYSEKRVNGTVAGESESHEFRVWNPYRSKLASAIYAGVASIYMEPGSAVLYLGAASGTTVSHVSDLVGPEGVVYAVEFSHRSGRDLEEMTKRRSNIVPILEDARYPQKYRMLIPRLVDCIFMDVAQPDQARILALNAQHFLKANGGFVISIKANCIDSTADPAAVFASEVQKLKDSGLRPKEQVSLEPFERDHCVVTGYYKNVPQAA